The following are from one region of the Rhizobium sullae genome:
- a CDS encoding alpha/beta hydrolase, which produces MLAALNEHDLGSGGSVSSLRSGGIRVTVSSPLRCLRRLSVCVALIVPAGCGGHPKHVLAPVADASPGSSRVSMLITTTRGRSEHAGEMFTGERARAPAFADITVSIPPIRKVGDVAWPKRLPSNPATDFATLKAEEISQEEAKTWLNAAVKKSPDRSVLVFIHGFNNRFEDSVYRFAQIVHDSGVKSAPVLVTWPSRGSLLAYGYDRESTNYTRNALEKLFQYLAADPEVKEVSILAHSMGNWLALEGLRQMAIRNGGLPPKFKNVMLAAPDVDVDVFRSQIEDMGKRQPRFTLFVSRDDRALAFSRRVWGDIPRLGSIDPESDPYKQELADNSITVIDLTKVEAGDGLHHSKFAESPQVVQLIGARISEGQTLTDSRMGLGDHLIAGTTGVATAAGNAAGLILAAPVAAVDPDTRDNYAHHVPGMAGHVGGEQKIAVNDCTSKQAATRDPACRPARN; this is translated from the coding sequence ATGCTTGCTGCGCTCAATGAACATGACTTAGGCTCGGGGGGAAGCGTGAGCAGTCTACGCAGTGGTGGCATCCGCGTCACCGTATCATCGCCTCTCCGTTGTCTTCGGCGGCTGTCGGTTTGCGTTGCGCTCATCGTCCCTGCGGGATGTGGCGGGCATCCAAAGCACGTGTTGGCGCCCGTTGCCGACGCGTCGCCTGGTTCGAGCCGGGTCAGCATGCTGATCACCACCACGCGTGGCCGCTCGGAGCATGCCGGAGAGATGTTCACGGGCGAGCGGGCGCGCGCGCCTGCGTTCGCAGACATCACGGTGTCGATTCCTCCGATCCGCAAGGTGGGCGATGTCGCCTGGCCAAAGAGGCTTCCTTCCAATCCAGCGACTGATTTCGCGACGCTCAAGGCGGAAGAGATCAGCCAAGAGGAGGCAAAGACCTGGCTCAATGCCGCGGTGAAGAAGAGCCCCGATCGCAGCGTGCTCGTCTTCATCCACGGGTTCAACAACCGCTTCGAGGACTCCGTCTACCGCTTCGCGCAGATCGTTCATGACTCAGGCGTCAAGAGTGCGCCTGTGCTGGTGACGTGGCCATCGCGGGGTAGCTTGCTTGCATATGGCTACGACCGCGAAAGCACCAATTACACGCGCAACGCCCTGGAGAAATTGTTTCAGTATCTGGCCGCCGATCCGGAAGTGAAGGAGGTCTCTATCCTCGCGCATTCGATGGGCAACTGGCTGGCCCTCGAAGGGTTACGCCAAATGGCGATCCGCAACGGTGGTCTGCCCCCGAAGTTCAAGAATGTGATGCTTGCTGCTCCGGACGTCGATGTCGACGTGTTCCGCTCGCAGATCGAAGACATGGGCAAGCGGCAGCCACGATTCACATTGTTCGTATCCCGCGATGACCGCGCGCTGGCCTTTTCGCGCAGGGTCTGGGGCGACATCCCGCGGCTGGGCTCGATCGATCCTGAATCCGATCCGTACAAGCAGGAACTGGCCGACAACAGCATCACCGTCATCGATCTGACGAAGGTGGAGGCCGGCGACGGTCTCCACCACAGCAAGTTCGCAGAATCGCCGCAGGTGGTCCAGCTCATCGGCGCACGCATCTCCGAGGGCCAGACGCTGACCGACAGCCGGATGGGCCTTGGGGATCATCTCATTGCGGGAACGACGGGGGTAGCGACAGCGGCCGGCAACGCCGCAGGTCTGATCCTTGCCGCGCCGGTCGCCGCGGTGGATCCGGATACCCGAGACAACTACGCCCACCACGTACCCGGGATGGCTGGACACGTCGGTGGAGAGCAGAAGATTGCGGTGAACGATTGCACATCGAAGCAGGCAGCGACACGGGATCCGGCATGCCGCCCGGCGCGGAACTGA
- a CDS encoding NAD(P)/FAD-dependent oxidoreductase — MTKNAIVLGAGIIGVSAAIHLQRRGRQVTLIDRKDPGSETSYGNAGLIQREGVVPYGFPQQIGLLLRYALNNRIDAHYHLKALPGQLAFLARYWWNSNQRRHEMITRAYAPLIENSILEHKDLIEASHAEQLIRKDGWMKIFRTEVRRDEELAEAGSWQKEFGVSYETLSSADIARMEPSLMQTFAGGIRWRDPWSVLDPQALTAAYRAYFESLGGRFVIGDAASLGQSGSGWKIMTSEGSLEADDAVMALGPWAAVATKRLGYSFPLGVKRGYHMHYAAEGNAVLNNWTLDAERGYFLAPMNRGIRLTTGAEFAALDAPKTPVQLDRAEKVARAVFPLGRRLDPEPWMGARPCTPDMMPIIGKAPLHNGLWFAFGHAHHGLTLGPVTGRVLAELITGETPFINISAYSPQRFNP, encoded by the coding sequence ATGACCAAGAACGCAATCGTGCTCGGTGCCGGCATCATCGGTGTCTCGGCCGCAATTCATCTGCAACGGCGTGGGCGGCAGGTAACGCTGATCGACCGCAAGGATCCCGGCAGCGAGACCTCGTACGGCAATGCGGGATTGATCCAGCGTGAAGGTGTCGTGCCCTACGGCTTTCCCCAGCAGATCGGGCTGCTGCTGCGCTATGCGCTGAACAACCGCATCGACGCGCATTATCACCTGAAGGCGCTCCCAGGCCAGCTCGCCTTCCTTGCCCGCTATTGGTGGAACTCCAATCAACGACGCCACGAGATGATCACCCGCGCCTATGCGCCGCTGATCGAGAACTCGATCCTAGAACACAAGGACCTGATCGAGGCGTCCCATGCAGAGCAGTTGATCCGGAAAGACGGCTGGATGAAGATCTTCCGGACCGAGGTAAGGCGCGACGAAGAGCTTGCCGAGGCCGGAAGCTGGCAGAAGGAATTCGGCGTCAGCTACGAAACGCTGTCTTCCGCGGACATTGCACGCATGGAGCCGAGCCTCATGCAGACCTTCGCCGGCGGCATTCGCTGGCGCGACCCCTGGTCGGTCCTTGACCCGCAGGCGCTGACTGCCGCCTACCGCGCCTATTTCGAAAGCCTTGGCGGCCGTTTTGTCATCGGCGATGCCGCTTCGCTCGGCCAGTCGGGTTCCGGCTGGAAAATCATGACGTCCGAAGGTTCGCTCGAGGCAGACGACGCGGTGATGGCGCTCGGCCCCTGGGCTGCGGTTGCCACCAAGCGGCTCGGCTATTCCTTCCCGCTTGGCGTCAAGCGCGGCTATCACATGCATTATGCCGCGGAAGGCAATGCGGTCCTCAACAACTGGACGCTCGATGCCGAGCGCGGTTATTTCCTCGCGCCTATGAACCGCGGCATCCGGCTGACCACGGGTGCGGAATTTGCCGCGCTCGACGCGCCGAAGACGCCGGTTCAGCTCGACCGCGCGGAAAAGGTCGCCCGCGCCGTCTTCCCGCTCGGACGCCGGCTCGATCCCGAGCCATGGATGGGTGCGCGTCCCTGCACGCCGGACATGATGCCGATCATCGGCAAGGCGCCGCTGCACAACGGCCTGTGGTTCGCCTTCGGTCATGCGCATCACGGCCTGACGCTCGGTCCGGTGACCGGCCGCGTGCTGGCGGAACTGATCACCGGAGAAACGCCGTTCATCAATATTTCCGCCTATTCGCCGCAGCGCTTCAATCCGTAG
- a CDS encoding RNA polymerase sigma factor — MPVARTTFPAYSRLETGSPLRLAIPGGGTGAEAAIASEADIRKGLTENLARLWRYGLVLSRQRDVADDLVQQTCVRALERGGQFEQGTRLDRWLFSILHSIWLNEIRSRKVRQGAGFAAPEEALVFDGARDTETHVMANQVLRQVHALPEAQRSAVFLAYVEGLSYREVADVLAIPIGTVMSRLAAARATLSGAISDEGRQ; from the coding sequence ATGCCGGTCGCGCGCACCACATTTCCTGCCTATAGTCGTCTGGAAACGGGATCGCCGCTTCGGTTGGCGATCCCCGGAGGAGGAACTGGGGCGGAGGCGGCCATCGCGAGCGAAGCGGATATCAGGAAAGGCCTGACGGAGAACCTTGCCAGGCTCTGGCGCTATGGTCTCGTGCTCTCGCGGCAGCGCGATGTGGCCGACGACCTCGTGCAGCAGACCTGCGTCCGGGCGCTGGAACGCGGCGGGCAATTCGAACAGGGAACGCGGCTCGATCGCTGGCTGTTTTCGATCCTGCATTCGATCTGGCTGAACGAGATCCGCTCCCGCAAGGTTCGCCAAGGCGCGGGTTTCGCTGCTCCGGAGGAAGCGCTGGTCTTCGACGGAGCCCGCGACACCGAAACGCATGTCATGGCAAACCAGGTGCTGCGGCAGGTGCATGCGCTTCCGGAAGCACAGCGCAGCGCCGTCTTCCTCGCCTATGTGGAAGGGCTCTCCTATCGCGAGGTGGCGGATGTATTGGCTATACCGATCGGAACGGTGATGAGCCGGCTGGCGGCAGCGCGTGCGACGCTTTCCGGCGCCATTTCGGACGAGGGACGGCAATGA
- a CDS encoding HupE/UreJ family protein: MIRLLGVVFLLLAAAISGQAQAHDLRPAYLAITESTPDVYAVTWKAPALGERRLAIYPRLPKSAVEATQRDGTFLSDAYVERWTVHAPTGFAGEIITIDGLPESRTDVLVRIERLNGDTSTARLTPASPSFEVPASMGLRKVAAAYLGFGVEHIIFGVDHLIFVLALIMLVRGWKDICLTVTAFTVAHSITLGAATLGYLNVPGPPVEAAIALSIALVAVEIVNVNRGQESLAARIPWLIAFAFGLLHGLGFAGALSEVGLPNHAIPVALLFFNVGVELGQLLFIAIVMALFAILRRPWVRVVRPDASWSHSMPLVVGAYCIGGVASFWLIERVYGFWT, encoded by the coding sequence ATGATCCGCCTGCTGGGAGTCGTCTTTCTTCTCTTGGCCGCCGCGATCTCCGGACAGGCGCAAGCTCATGATCTGCGCCCAGCCTATCTCGCCATCACCGAAAGCACGCCTGATGTCTATGCGGTCACCTGGAAGGCGCCGGCACTAGGCGAGCGGCGGCTTGCGATCTATCCGCGGCTGCCCAAGAGCGCGGTCGAAGCGACGCAACGCGATGGTACTTTCCTGAGCGATGCCTACGTCGAGCGGTGGACCGTTCATGCCCCAACCGGCTTCGCCGGCGAAATAATAACGATCGACGGTCTTCCCGAGAGCCGAACCGATGTCCTGGTGCGCATCGAGAGACTGAACGGAGACACCAGTACGGCGCGCCTGACGCCGGCAAGCCCTTCCTTCGAGGTTCCGGCTTCGATGGGGTTGAGGAAGGTGGCCGCCGCCTATCTCGGGTTCGGGGTCGAGCACATCATCTTTGGCGTCGACCATCTTATTTTCGTTCTGGCGCTGATCATGCTGGTGCGGGGGTGGAAGGACATATGTCTTACTGTGACCGCCTTCACCGTCGCCCACAGCATCACGCTTGGCGCGGCGACGCTCGGCTACCTCAATGTGCCGGGACCGCCGGTCGAGGCCGCGATCGCGCTCAGCATAGCTCTCGTTGCCGTCGAGATCGTGAATGTCAACAGAGGTCAGGAGAGCCTCGCTGCTCGCATTCCGTGGCTCATCGCCTTTGCTTTTGGCCTGCTGCACGGGCTTGGCTTCGCCGGCGCGCTGAGCGAGGTCGGGTTGCCGAACCACGCCATCCCGGTCGCGTTGCTATTTTTCAATGTTGGAGTGGAGCTTGGGCAGCTCCTCTTCATCGCGATCGTGATGGCTCTGTTCGCGATCCTGCGCCGGCCTTGGGTTCGCGTCGTCCGTCCGGACGCAAGCTGGTCGCACTCTATGCCACTGGTTGTCGGAGCCTACTGCATCGGTGGCGTGGCTTCGTTTTGGTTGATCGAGCGCGTCTACGGATTTTGGACATGA
- a CDS encoding isoprenylcysteine carboxyl methyltransferase family protein — MMPASIALLTFVTLQRLSELVLARRNTAALFAKGGHETGAEHYPYMVALHATWIGGLWLLATDRPMNFFWLAIFLLLQVIRLWVLATLKERWTTRIIVLPGAPLIRSGPYRFMRHPNYAVVAGEIAVLPLAFGMPLYAAAFTILNALMLAIRIRAENAALKTAMILK, encoded by the coding sequence ATGATGCCCGCCTCTATTGCGCTTCTGACCTTCGTCACGCTCCAGCGCCTCAGTGAGCTTGTCCTTGCCAGGCGCAATACGGCCGCGCTCTTTGCAAAAGGCGGACACGAGACCGGGGCAGAACATTACCCCTACATGGTCGCACTGCACGCGACCTGGATCGGCGGATTGTGGCTGCTTGCCACGGACAGGCCGATGAACTTTTTTTGGCTCGCCATCTTCCTGTTGCTGCAAGTCATCCGCCTCTGGGTGCTTGCCACTCTCAAGGAGCGGTGGACGACGCGGATCATCGTTCTGCCTGGGGCACCGCTCATCCGCAGCGGACCCTATCGCTTCATGCGGCATCCCAATTATGCGGTGGTCGCCGGCGAGATTGCGGTTCTGCCGCTTGCCTTCGGCATGCCGCTCTACGCAGCCGCTTTCACGATCCTGAACGCGCTCATGCTTGCCATTCGCATCCGGGCCGAAAATGCCGCACTCAAAACGGCAATGATTTTGAAATGA
- the pepT gene encoding peptidase T, with amino-acid sequence MTDTVTDRFLRYVVIDTQSDPASSTQPSTEKQKNLGRMLVDELLAIGLADAHLDEHGYVYATIPSNVDKPVPVICFCSHMDTAPDFTGTNVSPQIVRKYRGGDIRLSGDPQQVIRVSDNPALNDQIGSDIITTDGTTLLGADDKAGIAEIMTAAQILVDNPDIKHGTIKILFTPDEEIGRGVDKVNLEKLSARFAYTMDGETAGHVEDETFSADGVEIAIQGVAIHPGFAKGKMENAIKIAGAIISRLPKDLAPETTAGREGFVHPTGVTGSMEKAALNLIVRDFNDDGLAAKEAMLETIVKEIMADYPGSSYSFKVKQQYRNMKVILDRHPEIVENAVEAVRRAGMEPVRGSIRGGTDGSRLSFMGLPCPNIFAGGHAFHSPLEWVSRQDMEKAVATLVELAKIWEERA; translated from the coding sequence ATGACCGACACTGTTACCGATCGCTTCCTCCGCTATGTCGTTATCGACACGCAATCGGATCCCGCATCGTCGACGCAGCCTTCCACCGAAAAGCAGAAGAACCTCGGCCGGATGCTGGTCGATGAACTGCTGGCAATTGGTCTTGCAGATGCGCATCTCGACGAGCACGGCTACGTCTACGCGACCATTCCGTCCAATGTAGACAAGCCGGTGCCGGTCATCTGCTTTTGCTCGCATATGGACACGGCGCCGGACTTCACCGGAACCAACGTCAGCCCGCAGATCGTGCGGAAGTATCGCGGCGGCGACATAAGGCTCTCAGGCGATCCGCAGCAGGTCATTCGCGTCAGCGACAATCCCGCGCTCAACGACCAGATCGGCAGCGATATCATCACCACCGACGGTACAACGCTGCTCGGCGCCGACGACAAGGCCGGCATTGCCGAGATCATGACGGCGGCGCAAATCCTGGTCGACAATCCGGATATCAAGCACGGGACGATCAAGATCCTCTTCACGCCGGACGAGGAAATCGGCCGTGGCGTCGACAAGGTCAATCTTGAAAAGCTCAGCGCCCGGTTCGCCTACACCATGGATGGCGAGACGGCCGGCCATGTCGAGGACGAGACATTCTCTGCTGATGGCGTCGAGATCGCCATTCAAGGCGTGGCCATCCATCCCGGCTTCGCCAAGGGAAAGATGGAGAACGCCATCAAGATCGCCGGCGCGATCATCAGCCGGCTGCCGAAGGATTTGGCACCGGAGACGACGGCGGGCAGAGAGGGATTCGTGCACCCGACGGGCGTCACGGGCTCAATGGAAAAGGCAGCCCTCAACCTCATCGTCCGTGATTTCAATGACGATGGCCTCGCGGCCAAGGAAGCCATGCTGGAGACGATCGTGAAGGAGATCATGGCGGACTATCCCGGCTCCTCCTACAGCTTCAAGGTCAAGCAGCAGTACCGTAATATGAAGGTGATCCTCGACCGTCATCCGGAGATCGTCGAGAACGCCGTCGAGGCCGTTCGGCGCGCAGGCATGGAGCCGGTACGCGGCAGCATTCGGGGCGGCACCGACGGCTCGCGGCTTTCGTTCATGGGCCTGCCCTGCCCCAACATCTTCGCCGGCGGCCACGCCTTCCACTCGCCGCTCGAATGGGTCAGTCGGCAGGACATGGAAAAGGCGGTGGCGACTCTCGTCGAACTGGCGAAAATCTGGGAAGAGCGCGCTTAA
- a CDS encoding DUF1328 domain-containing protein — MLYYALVFLVVALIAGVLGFGGIAGASASIAQVLFFIFLVLFVVSLVMRLMRRE; from the coding sequence ATGCTTTACTATGCTTTGGTATTTCTCGTCGTAGCCCTGATCGCCGGCGTTCTTGGATTTGGCGGCATCGCAGGCGCTTCGGCTTCCATAGCACAGGTTCTTTTCTTCATATTCCTGGTGCTGTTCGTCGTATCGCTCGTCATGCGCCTGATGCGCCGCGAATAG
- a CDS encoding ABC-F family ATP-binding cassette domain-containing protein, whose amino-acid sequence MIRIENISKQNSHRILFIEATAALNRGEKVGLVGPNGAGKTTLFRMITQEEQPDEGQVSADKGVTIGYFNQDVGEMEGRSAVSEVMDGAGPVSIVAAELRELEAAMSDPEQADDMDVIIERYGEVQARYEELDGYALEGRAREVLAGLSFSQEMMDGDVGALSGGWKMRVALARILLMRPDAMLLDEPSNHLDLESLIWLEEFLKGYDGALLMTSHDREFMNRIVTKIIEIDGGNLNSYSGDYAFYEQQRAQNEKQQQAQFERQQAMLAKEIKFIERFKARASHASQVQSRVKKLEKIDRVEPPKRRQVVSFEFLPAPRSGEDVINLKNVHKKYGSRTIYEGLDFMVRRRERWCIMGINGAGKSTLLKLVAGSAEPDEGSVALGASVKMGYFAQHAMDLLEGERTVLQSLEDKFPQAGQGSLRALAGCFGFSGDDVEKKCRVLSGGEKARLVMATMLFDPPNLLVLDEPTNHLDLDTKEMLIKALSEYEGTMLFVSHDRHFLGALSNRVLELTPEGIHQFGGGYTEYVARTGHEAPGLRS is encoded by the coding sequence ATGATTCGTATCGAAAACATCAGCAAGCAGAACAGCCACCGCATCCTCTTCATCGAGGCGACCGCAGCGCTCAACAGAGGCGAGAAGGTCGGTCTCGTCGGTCCGAACGGCGCCGGCAAGACGACCCTTTTCCGGATGATCACGCAGGAGGAGCAGCCTGATGAAGGGCAAGTTTCTGCCGATAAGGGCGTGACCATCGGCTACTTCAACCAGGATGTCGGCGAGATGGAGGGCCGCAGCGCCGTTTCCGAGGTGATGGACGGTGCCGGCCCCGTGAGCATCGTTGCGGCCGAATTGCGGGAGCTCGAGGCTGCCATGTCGGATCCCGAACAAGCCGACGACATGGATGTGATCATCGAGCGCTACGGCGAGGTGCAGGCGCGCTACGAGGAACTGGACGGCTACGCTCTCGAAGGACGCGCACGCGAAGTACTGGCCGGTCTGAGCTTCAGCCAGGAAATGATGGACGGTGATGTCGGTGCGCTGTCGGGCGGCTGGAAGATGCGTGTGGCGCTCGCCCGCATTCTTCTCATGCGCCCGGACGCCATGCTGCTCGACGAACCCAGCAACCATCTGGATCTGGAAAGTCTCATCTGGCTGGAGGAGTTCCTGAAAGGTTACGATGGTGCGCTGCTGATGACCTCGCACGACCGCGAGTTCATGAACCGCATCGTCACCAAGATCATCGAGATCGATGGCGGCAACTTGAACAGCTACTCGGGCGACTATGCTTTTTACGAGCAGCAGCGGGCGCAGAACGAGAAGCAGCAGCAGGCGCAGTTCGAGCGCCAGCAGGCGATGCTCGCCAAGGAAATCAAGTTCATCGAGCGCTTCAAGGCCCGCGCCTCGCATGCTTCGCAGGTGCAGAGCCGCGTGAAGAAGCTGGAGAAGATCGACCGGGTGGAACCGCCCAAGCGCCGCCAGGTCGTCTCGTTCGAGTTTCTGCCGGCACCGCGCTCGGGCGAGGATGTTATCAACCTGAAGAACGTGCACAAGAAATACGGCAGCCGAACCATCTATGAGGGGTTGGATTTCATGGTTCGCCGCCGCGAGCGCTGGTGCATCATGGGCATCAACGGTGCCGGAAAGTCGACGCTTCTGAAGCTGGTTGCGGGTTCGGCAGAGCCGGACGAGGGAAGCGTCGCGCTGGGCGCCAGCGTGAAGATGGGATATTTCGCGCAGCACGCCATGGACCTTCTGGAAGGCGAACGCACCGTACTGCAGTCGCTGGAAGATAAGTTCCCGCAGGCAGGGCAGGGCTCATTGCGGGCTCTGGCGGGCTGCTTCGGATTTTCCGGCGACGATGTCGAGAAGAAATGCCGGGTGCTCTCGGGCGGCGAGAAAGCGCGGCTCGTCATGGCGACGATGCTCTTCGATCCGCCGAACCTCCTCGTGCTGGACGAGCCCACGAACCACCTGGATCTGGACACCAAAGAAATGCTCATCAAGGCTCTCTCCGAGTACGAGGGCACGATGCTGTTCGTCTCGCACGACCGGCACTTCCTGGGCGCTCTGTCCAATCGGGTGCTGGAACTGACCCCAGAAGGCATTCACCAATTTGGCGGCGGCTACACGGAATACGTGGCGCGCACCGGCCATGAGGCGCCCGGCCTGCGCAGTTGA
- a CDS encoding type III polyketide synthase translates to MNDTVKFLSLAVAVPEHIITQTEAAEASARLFAGRFEDFRHLASVFDNAGIAKRHAARPLSWFDEPHGWQDRMEAYAEVSSRLFVEAATKALRQADLKASDVDCVVTVSSTGFMTPSLDAQLAEKIGFRADIERVPVFGLGCAAGVSGFGIASRLAKGKPGKTVLFVTIELCTLAFRLDELTRPNIVATALFGDGAAACVLRNGGDGIAEVESSGEHLFPDTLDIMGWKIDDTGFGIVLAQSLPPFVETELGPAVDGILARNGLSRPDIGRFICHPGGTKVLAAMESALSLAPGSLDHERAVVSDYGNMSSPTMFFVLERAIRAGLPERAAMIAMGPGFSASCVTLRRTA, encoded by the coding sequence GTGAACGATACGGTCAAATTTCTGAGCCTCGCCGTTGCCGTGCCCGAACACATCATCACGCAGACGGAAGCAGCCGAGGCATCGGCCCGCCTCTTTGCCGGCCGCTTCGAGGATTTTCGGCATCTTGCGAGCGTCTTCGACAATGCCGGCATCGCCAAGCGGCATGCCGCGCGGCCGCTTTCATGGTTCGATGAGCCGCATGGCTGGCAAGACCGGATGGAGGCCTATGCCGAGGTTTCGAGCCGCCTTTTCGTCGAAGCCGCGACCAAGGCGCTGCGCCAGGCCGATCTCAAGGCAAGCGACGTCGATTGCGTCGTCACCGTCTCCTCTACCGGGTTTATGACGCCGAGTCTGGATGCGCAGCTTGCAGAAAAGATAGGGTTCCGGGCGGATATAGAGCGCGTGCCGGTATTCGGGCTCGGCTGCGCCGCCGGCGTCTCGGGATTCGGCATCGCGTCGCGCCTGGCGAAGGGCAAACCGGGCAAGACCGTGCTCTTCGTGACGATCGAGCTTTGCACCCTCGCCTTTCGGCTGGACGAGCTGACGCGGCCCAATATCGTCGCAACCGCGCTCTTCGGCGATGGTGCCGCAGCATGCGTGCTTCGAAACGGCGGAGATGGCATAGCCGAAGTGGAATCGAGCGGCGAACATCTGTTTCCCGACACGCTCGACATCATGGGTTGGAAGATCGACGACACGGGCTTCGGCATCGTGCTTGCGCAGTCGCTGCCGCCCTTCGTGGAGACGGAGCTCGGTCCCGCTGTGGACGGGATACTCGCCCGCAATGGCCTTTCACGCCCGGACATCGGCCGCTTCATATGCCATCCGGGCGGGACCAAGGTGCTGGCGGCAATGGAAAGCGCGCTTTCGCTCGCGCCAGGTTCGCTGGATCACGAGCGCGCGGTGGTTTCCGATTATGGCAACATGTCCTCGCCGACCATGTTCTTCGTGCTGGAACGAGCGATCCGCGCGGGCCTGCCCGAACGCGCGGCGATGATCGCCATGGGACCAGGTTTCTCCGCGAGCTGCGTCACGCTGCGGAGAACTGCATGA
- a CDS encoding tetratricopeptide repeat protein: protein MTTTIVRIASLVLGGCIAASMLPTPVFAVGGGGGGGAGTPTCKKGQIYDKRSKQCVRQQSANVTDENRTDYAYSLAKAGRYEEALAMLDTVKDQNNAEVLNYRGYATRKLGRTDEGISYYLQSVKLDPQYAKVREYLGEAYVVKGRVDLAKEQLNMIKAICGTGCEEYQDLNAVILDPSKI, encoded by the coding sequence ATGACGACCACGATTGTCCGTATCGCTTCTCTCGTCCTCGGCGGCTGCATCGCCGCTTCCATGCTTCCCACCCCGGTCTTCGCCGTCGGCGGCGGTGGTGGCGGCGGCGCGGGCACACCCACCTGCAAGAAAGGTCAGATCTATGACAAGAGGTCGAAGCAGTGTGTGAGGCAGCAGAGCGCCAATGTGACGGATGAGAACCGTACCGACTATGCCTATTCGCTGGCGAAGGCTGGCCGATACGAAGAAGCGCTGGCCATGCTCGACACCGTCAAGGATCAGAACAATGCGGAAGTGCTGAATTATCGCGGCTATGCCACCCGCAAGCTCGGCCGCACAGATGAAGGCATCTCCTATTACCTTCAGTCGGTAAAGCTCGATCCGCAATATGCGAAGGTCCGTGAATATCTCGGCGAAGCCTACGTCGTCAAAGGCCGCGTCGATCTCGCCAAGGAGCAGCTGAACATGATCAAGGCGATCTGCGGCACGGGCTGCGAGGAATATCAGGATCTCAACGCCGTGATCCTCGATCCGTCGAAGATCTGA
- a CDS encoding anti-sigma factor family protein — translation MSNDINIPSDEELTAFIDGELPPQDAARIEALLNADERVAARLEFLSRSNLPFKDSFAPLLAAAPQASLESMLAAILSKQEGKAPSFMSRRGFLGALAASVVAGVIADRAYLGISRNLSKDEGAEWRAVVAEYISLYTPDTLAGPVPPADVQSIQLAQIDRKLGLALSPGMVALQGVDFKRVLLLEYDEKPLAQIAYLDPETGPMALCIIRSDKGEKTPDIEGRNGMNVIYWSSRSHAFMLIGHAPADRMQEIVDNLRSKLTA, via the coding sequence ATGAGCAACGACATCAACATACCCTCTGACGAAGAGCTGACTGCCTTCATCGACGGCGAACTTCCGCCGCAGGATGCCGCGCGCATCGAAGCGCTCCTTAATGCCGACGAACGCGTGGCCGCGCGGCTGGAATTCCTGTCTCGCAGCAACCTGCCGTTCAAGGATTCCTTTGCTCCGCTACTTGCTGCGGCACCCCAAGCCAGCCTGGAATCGATGCTTGCCGCGATCCTCTCGAAGCAGGAAGGCAAAGCGCCTAGCTTTATGAGCCGACGCGGCTTTCTCGGCGCTCTGGCCGCCTCGGTCGTCGCCGGCGTCATTGCAGACCGCGCCTATCTCGGCATCAGCCGCAACCTATCGAAGGACGAGGGGGCCGAATGGCGCGCTGTCGTTGCCGAATATATCTCGCTCTACACGCCGGACACGCTGGCAGGTCCCGTTCCGCCTGCCGATGTGCAGAGCATTCAGCTTGCCCAGATCGACCGAAAGCTCGGCCTTGCACTTTCTCCCGGTATGGTTGCATTGCAGGGGGTCGACTTCAAGCGCGTACTGCTCCTGGAATATGACGAAAAACCGCTTGCGCAGATTGCCTATCTTGATCCCGAGACCGGCCCGATGGCGCTCTGCATCATCCGCTCGGACAAGGGCGAAAAGACGCCAGACATTGAGGGCCGCAATGGCATGAACGTCATCTACTGGTCCAGCCGGAGCCATGCCTTCATGCTGATCGGCCATGCCCCGGCAGACCGCATGCAGGAAATCGTCGATAACCTCAGGTCAAAATTGACGGCATGA